CGAACTGCGCGATCCGTCCCAGGACGGGCAGGTACTGATTGGACACCTCGAGCGGCGGCGCGACGATCAGGAAGAAGAACTGCGCGGGCTTCTCGTCGATGGACTTGTACTCGACGCCCTCGATCCGCCGGCCGAAGGCCAGCCGCAGGTGGTTCACCACCAGCGACCGGCAGTGGGGAATGGCGATGCCGCGGCCGATGCCCGTCGAGCCGAGGTTCTCCCGGCGCTTGAGCATCTTGTAGAGCATCCCTTCCGCCTTCTCGTCGAGCCCGAGGAGCTTGATCAGCTCCTTGAGCACGTCGTCCTTGCCGCGGGCGGCGAGCGACAGGTTGATCGCGTCGTCGCGGAGGAATTCGCGTAGCAGCATGTCCAAAAGGTATCGGGTGGCGTGGAGACGGTCAAACGCGCCGTTGCCTCCTCCGGAACGGCCGCGTAGCTTGCGGCGCTATGGATTTCCCGTTCCCCGTCGCGGCGCGGGTGCCGCTGTTCCTGGCCCCGATGGCCGGCGTCTCGGAGGCGCCGTTCCGGCGGCTGTGCCGCCGGTTCGGGGCGGACGTCGTGGTGTCCGAGTTCCTCTCGTCCGAGGGGCTGCGGCGCGGCAGCGAGCGCACGCTGCGGATGGCCGCGTTCGAGGCCGGCGAGCGTCCGATCGGCATCCAGATCTTCGGCGCCGAGCCGGCGGCGATGGCCGAGGCGGCCAGGCTGGTGACCGAGGCGTTCGCACCGGAGTACGTGGACATCAACTTCGGCTGCCCGGTGAAGAAGGTGGTGAAGCGGAACGGCGGCTCGGGCTGCCTGAAGGACCTCGACCTGGTGCAGCGCATCATCCGTGCGGTCGTGGCCGCGACGCCGCTTCCGGTGACGGTGAAGATCCGCTCGGGCTGGGACGAGTCGCAGCGCGACCCGGTCGGCATCGCGCGGCGGTGCGAGGACGCCGGCGCCCGGATGCTCACCCTGCACGCCCGCACCCGCACCCAGATGTTCGGGGGCTCGGCGCAGTGGGACGAGATCTCGGCCGTGGTCGCGGCGCTTCGCATCCCGGTGATCGGCAACGGCGACGTGAATGCGGCCGACGACGTCGTGCGGATGCACCGGCAGACGGGGTGCGCCGGCGTGATGATC
This region of Gemmatimonadales bacterium genomic DNA includes:
- the dusB gene encoding tRNA dihydrouridine synthase DusB — translated: MDFPFPVAARVPLFLAPMAGVSEAPFRRLCRRFGADVVVSEFLSSEGLRRGSERTLRMAAFEAGERPIGIQIFGAEPAAMAEAARLVTEAFAPEYVDINFGCPVKKVVKRNGGSGCLKDLDLVQRIIRAVVAATPLPVTVKIRSGWDESQRDPVGIARRCEDAGARMLTLHARTRTQMFGGSAQWDEISAVVAALRIPVIGNGDVNAADDVVRMHRQTGCAGVMIARGSFGNPWIFRDARALLDGRPVPAPPAAEERFQVALEHARLALALEGDTPKAVLEFRKHLGWYARGLPGAAALRERLHRVGTLAEVERIFSEYLAGGAVLVPA
- a CDS encoding PTS sugar transporter subunit IIA, translated to MLLREFLRDDAINLSLAARGKDDVLKELIKLLGLDEKAEGMLYKMLKRRENLGSTGIGRGIAIPHCRSLVVNHLRLAFGRRIEGVEYKSIDEKPAQFFFLIVAPPLEVSNQYLPVLGRIAQFAKEADVPARLASIKTPAEFLQLVEEKGL